The Dethiosulfovibrio peptidovorans DSM 11002 genome has a window encoding:
- a CDS encoding type II toxin-antitoxin system RelE/ParE family toxin produces the protein MNRIFITKAFYRWMSKNRINNDSIIAAVKEMESGLIDANLGGYICKKRIPLPGQGKRGSARTIVATKQENSWFFIYGFNKNERSNISSKELESFQEMARGLLSLTNQKLSLATRNGALKEVSSK, from the coding sequence ATGAACCGGATATTTATAACAAAGGCATTTTATCGTTGGATGTCCAAAAATCGCATCAACAACGACAGCATCATAGCCGCCGTAAAAGAGATGGAATCCGGTCTAATCGATGCGAACCTTGGAGGATACATCTGCAAAAAAAGGATTCCTCTCCCGGGGCAAGGGAAAAGGGGTAGCGCAAGAACGATAGTCGCAACCAAGCAGGAGAATAGCTGGTTCTTCATTTATGGATTTAACAAGAACGAGCGTTCAAACATATCCTCGAAAGAACTCGAGTCCTTTCAGGAAATGGCAAGAGGGTTGCTGTCTCTGACAAATCAAAAACTATCTTTAGCTACTAGAAATGGCGCATTGAAGGAGGTGTCGTCAAAATGA
- a CDS encoding phage tail tape measure protein — protein sequence MSKRDVQINVGARVDQAVSAFDRLQKTLYLNGHRLETYGQSVGKVFDPAMKGLVAVGLAAKTAAAGTGLAAFSVAQDLEEAMAVVAQKTGEGEEALKEYEDIVRRLFRENPVSGYGEVAQALAAVRVATGAAGEALEKLTQQYLSLSDVTGVDLNNAVRLGSRLFGDWSISTDKQTEALDALFVASRSTGASIENLAEKAVTYGTKFRQLGFSLEEALGLLGKWEKEGVSTEKALSGLGQAITNMTRSGVRNLVQGWKDLTNSIKNATTEGDAINKAVKYFGADAGPDMAAAIRENRFELGALVEVLSKAEGAIETADEETSTLIESLQSLRNTAKDKLLEPLGDEVSRYVAHVAELLEVLVEWADENQVLKGSVDAFFEGLGLGNIQVEEFKEALEKVDVASFTDQCETFGRMLKAIYRSLKTIADMIPWELLIEHADSLTKIIIYGWASGKVLSIAGGVLSLAGSFGDLADMMEKFNKVAAFIEGTSIAKWLIKSGAALSEMINKLGDSGRLSRWAKDFRNEMRALIKYKGAWFYELKLALGGAGANIGLDMGLEDLEGFEEALKGDKEALESLPEPIQKWIEKNKKTSVSLKETSKAVEDLDDKIKNVSDDMKKLEEDPFSLASLFDDEELFDNPDDLLARWVSDKPIRKIDLAISDLKKRVVEIKAGGKEAMETLGVSAEEADAVMRDSILKAVEEIKKSLADEDPYMATAFVSAMEKMGTEGGDALMASIAGAMGKGQDSIVKILTGAIQDGFIKGPALTEAMKLIQKRTDELVKKTGDQIEKEYAGMKFSSALMGDLKAYHAKLELSNLGVQSRMPKFSGKGEFGGTVNKVSAPISIQIGTVNVKRPEDADKTGREIGRGIVKSFDLGY from the coding sequence TTGTCCAAGCGGGACGTACAGATAAACGTAGGGGCTCGTGTAGATCAGGCCGTGAGCGCCTTCGACAGATTGCAGAAAACCCTCTATCTGAACGGTCACCGCCTGGAGACCTACGGCCAGTCGGTAGGGAAGGTTTTCGACCCGGCTATGAAGGGGCTTGTGGCGGTAGGCCTTGCGGCCAAAACCGCCGCCGCGGGAACCGGATTGGCCGCTTTCTCGGTGGCCCAGGACCTCGAGGAGGCCATGGCGGTCGTCGCCCAGAAAACCGGAGAAGGCGAAGAGGCCCTGAAAGAATACGAGGACATCGTCAGAAGGCTTTTCAGGGAAAACCCGGTGTCCGGATACGGAGAGGTGGCCCAGGCTCTGGCGGCTGTTCGGGTGGCGACCGGGGCCGCCGGTGAGGCTCTGGAGAAATTGACCCAGCAGTATCTGTCCCTGTCGGACGTCACCGGAGTGGATCTCAACAACGCGGTTCGTCTGGGTTCCAGGCTCTTCGGGGACTGGTCCATCTCGACGGATAAACAGACCGAGGCGTTGGATGCGCTGTTCGTTGCATCCAGATCGACGGGGGCTTCCATAGAAAACCTGGCGGAGAAGGCCGTTACCTATGGAACCAAGTTCAGGCAGCTGGGCTTCTCCCTGGAGGAGGCTCTCGGGTTGTTGGGCAAGTGGGAGAAGGAAGGGGTCAGCACCGAAAAGGCCCTGTCCGGTCTTGGCCAGGCGATAACCAACATGACCCGAAGCGGTGTCCGGAACCTGGTTCAGGGATGGAAGGACCTTACGAATAGCATAAAAAACGCCACCACCGAAGGAGATGCCATAAACAAGGCCGTGAAGTATTTCGGCGCCGATGCAGGTCCGGACATGGCGGCGGCTATCAGGGAGAACCGCTTCGAGCTCGGAGCGTTGGTGGAGGTCTTGTCGAAGGCCGAGGGAGCGATCGAAACGGCCGACGAGGAAACATCTACGTTGATAGAGTCTCTTCAATCACTTAGGAATACCGCGAAAGACAAGCTCCTTGAGCCGTTGGGAGACGAGGTGTCTCGATATGTCGCCCACGTTGCCGAACTGCTGGAGGTTCTCGTCGAATGGGCGGACGAAAACCAGGTGCTTAAGGGCTCGGTTGATGCCTTCTTCGAAGGATTGGGGTTAGGCAATATACAAGTGGAAGAGTTCAAAGAGGCGTTGGAGAAGGTCGATGTCGCCTCCTTCACCGATCAGTGCGAGACCTTCGGCAGAATGCTGAAGGCTATCTATCGATCGCTTAAGACCATAGCCGACATGATCCCCTGGGAGCTCCTGATAGAACACGCCGACAGCCTGACCAAGATCATAATATACGGGTGGGCCTCCGGTAAGGTTTTGTCCATAGCCGGAGGAGTTCTAAGCCTTGCGGGATCTTTTGGCGACTTGGCCGATATGATGGAGAAGTTCAACAAGGTGGCGGCTTTTATCGAGGGTACTTCCATCGCTAAGTGGCTTATAAAAAGCGGAGCGGCATTATCGGAGATGATTAATAAGTTGGGAGACAGTGGACGACTGTCTCGCTGGGCCAAGGACTTTCGCAACGAGATGCGGGCGTTGATCAAGTACAAGGGAGCTTGGTTCTACGAGCTTAAGCTCGCTCTTGGTGGTGCCGGGGCGAATATAGGCCTGGATATGGGGCTGGAGGATCTGGAAGGGTTCGAAGAGGCCTTGAAGGGAGATAAAGAGGCCCTCGAAAGTCTGCCTGAACCGATTCAGAAATGGATAGAGAAGAACAAAAAGACGAGTGTATCGCTAAAAGAGACCTCCAAGGCCGTCGAGGATTTGGACGATAAGATCAAAAACGTATCGGATGATATGAAAAAGCTTGAAGAGGACCCGTTTTCTCTAGCTAGTCTATTCGATGATGAAGAGCTTTTTGATAACCCCGACGATCTCCTAGCCAGGTGGGTTAGCGATAAGCCGATCAGAAAGATAGATTTAGCCATCTCGGACCTTAAGAAGCGTGTAGTGGAGATAAAAGCCGGCGGCAAAGAGGCGATGGAAACATTGGGAGTCTCCGCCGAAGAGGCCGATGCCGTGATGAGAGACTCCATATTGAAGGCGGTAGAGGAGATAAAGAAGTCTCTCGCCGACGAGGATCCCTATATGGCCACCGCCTTCGTATCCGCCATGGAGAAGATGGGAACGGAGGGGGGAGACGCTCTTATGGCCTCCATAGCCGGGGCCATGGGCAAGGGGCAGGATTCCATCGTAAAGATTCTGACCGGGGCCATTCAGGACGGCTTTATAAAAGGTCCCGCTCTGACAGAGGCCATGAAGCTCATTCAGAAGAGGACGGACGAGCTCGTCAAAAAAACCGGAGATCAGATAGAAAAAGAATATGCCGGTATGAAATTCAGCTCCGCCTTGATGGGAGATCTGAAAGCCTACCACGCCAAGCTGGAGCTTTCCAACCTGGGGGTTCAAAGCAGGATGCCGAAGTTCTCCGGTAAGGGCGAATTCGGCGGGACGGTCAACAAGGTGTCCGCCCCTATATCGATACAGATAGGCACGGTCAACGTAAAACGTCCGGAGGATGCGGACAAGACCGGTCGGGAGATCGGCCGGGGGATAGTCAAGTCATTCGATCTGGGGTACTGA
- a CDS encoding helix-turn-helix domain-containing protein, producing the protein MCLPKVPNYSPENIKHIRSLYDLSQKNLAFLLNVSLSTLQKWETGAKKPAGAARKLLNVLESKGISALL; encoded by the coding sequence ATGTGTCTCCCGAAGGTTCCCAACTATTCTCCGGAGAACATCAAACATATTCGTTCTTTGTACGATCTAAGTCAAAAAAACTTAGCTTTTCTCCTTAACGTCAGTCTATCTACTCTACAAAAGTGGGAAACCGGAGCGAAAAAACCGGCAGGGGCGGCCAGAAAACTCCTGAACGTCTTGGAATCAAAAGGAATATCCGCTCTGCTTTAA